In Desulfobacterales bacterium, a single window of DNA contains:
- a CDS encoding IS1595 family transposase gives KLRRAMVRPGRDQLTGAIEIDETYVGGVGVKVRGRGAKRKAIVAIAAEVRRRGPGRIRMSVIPDVSAISLREFVSNNVTKGAEIRTDGWKGYNGIESMGYRHIVTNISDSGNPAHVVMPRVHRVASLLDRWWLGIHQGAIRPSHLDYYLDEFTFRFNRRTSRARGLLFYRLMEQAVDCAPVSRQMIIGGNPLHIVGG, from the coding sequence AAATTGCGTCGTGCCATGGTACGTCCTGGACGGGACCAATTGACTGGAGCCATTGAAATTGATGAAACTTATGTCGGAGGGGTGGGAGTAAAAGTCCGTGGCCGAGGCGCTAAACGGAAAGCGATTGTTGCAATAGCAGCAGAAGTTCGGAGGCGTGGACCTGGCAGAATACGTATGTCGGTTATTCCAGATGTATCGGCGATAAGCCTCCGTGAATTCGTTTCGAATAACGTTACAAAGGGGGCGGAGATCCGGACTGATGGATGGAAGGGTTATAATGGCATCGAGTCTATGGGTTACAGACACATTGTAACGAATATCTCTGATAGTGGAAATCCTGCTCATGTTGTTATGCCGCGTGTTCATCGTGTTGCATCTCTTTTGGACCGATGGTGGCTTGGAATTCATCAAGGAGCGATAAGGCCGTCGCACCTTGATTATTACCTTGATGAGTTCACGTTCAGGTTTAACCGTCGTACATCCAGAGCCCGTGGTTTACTTTTCTACCGCCTGATGGAGCAAGCAGTAGATTGCGCGCCTGTGTCGCGCCAAATGATTATTGGAGGTAACCCTCTACATATAGTGGGCGGTTGA